GGGCCCGTCGCTGGTCATCGCCGGCGCGGGCGCGGGCAAGACCCGCACACTCACCTACCGGGTCGCGTTTTTACTGGAACAAAGCGTTCCGGCCGACCGTGTCCTGCTGCTTACATTCACCAACAAAGCCGCCCGGGAAATGATGGGCCGCGTCAGCGACTTGATCGGCGGTGACACTTCATCGCTCTGGGGCGGCACGTTCCACTCCGTGGGAAACCGTGTTTTGCGGCGGCACGCCGACCTGGTGGGCTACCAGAGGGATTTCACCATTCTGGACCGCGAGGATGCGAAAGATTTGATCGCTGCATGCATAGACGAGGCGGACATTGACATCAAGGCCACGCGTTTTCCGAAGGCGGATGTCCTCGGCGATATTTTTTCGCTCGCTCTCAACACCGGGAGACCGATCCCGCAAATCCTTGAGGAGCAATTCGACTACTTCACCGCTCTGGCGCCACAGATCGAAGACATCCGGCAGCGGTACGTGAAACGCAAACGCGCCACGAGCGTGATGGACTTCGACGACCTGCTTGTGCTCTGGCTGGGCCTGCTCCGGGATCACGCTGAAATTCGCGAATATTACCAGCGCCAGTTCCAGTTCATTCTGGTGGACGAGTACCAGGACACGAACAAACTCCAGAGCGACCTCATCGATCTCCTGGCAGCGCGACACCACAACGTGATGGTGGTGGGCGACGATTCGCAGAGTATTTACTCGTGGCGCGGCGCGAACTTCCAAAACATTCTCCAGTTCCCGAAACGTTATCCGGAGGCGAAGACCTACAAGATCGAGACGAACTACCGCAGCACGCCGGAAATCCTGTCACTGGCCAACGCCGCCATCGCGGCCAATGTACATCAGTTCGCCAAGCAACTGACGCCCGCGCGCAAATCCGGAGTGAGGCCTGTGGTTGTTCCGTGCGGCGACACCATGCAGCAGGCGGCATTCGTCGCGCAGCGTGTGCTCGAATTGCGTGACGAGGGCGTCAATCTGCAGGAGATCGCAGTGCTGTACCGGTCGCATTTTCATGCGCTCGAACTTCAACTCGAGCTCACGAGGCGCAACATTCCGTTCAGCATCACCAGCGGCATCCGTTTTTTTGAACAGGCGCACATCAAAGACGTGGCATCGTACCTCAAGCTGGCCTGCAATCCGCGCGACGAACTTGCCTTCAAGCGCCTGTCAAAGCTCCTTCCCGGCATCGGGGGCAGGAGTGCGGACAGGATGTGGAGCTCTTTCAGCGCGCGGCAAGGAAGCCGGGAGGCAGGGCAAGAGACGAAGCATCCGATTGCGACCGCGCTGCAATCGTGCGCGAGCGGCGTGCCGAAGAAGGCAGTGACGGCCTGGGCGCAATTTGTGACCACCATGGCCCAGCTCGAAGATCCGTCGGTTCGTGGCAACCCCGGGAAAATGATCCGCCTCACTCTCGAAGCCGGTTATGAGGATTATCTGAAGGAGCGCTTCGCGAACTACCGCTCGCGGCAGGAAGACCTCGATCAACTCGCCGGTTTCGCGCGGCAGTTTTCGACCACGCAGGAATTCCTCACGCAACTGGCGCTGCTCACCAATCTCGAGGCCGAGGACGACAAGCCCGTGTCGGCCGACACCGAACAAATCCGGCTTTCGACGATTCACCAGGCCAAGGGCCTTGAGTTTGGCGTGGTGTTTATCATCATGCTGTGCGACGGGCTGTTTCCATCGTCCCGCTCGCTGGAGGACGTGGAAGATGAGGAGGAGGAACGCAGGCTGTTTTACGTCGCGATCACACGGGCAAAGGACGAACTGTATCTCAGCCATCCACTGGTCCGCTTCACGAAGGGCAAAGGAAGTGACCCCCTGCAGCAACCCTCCCGCTTCCTCAATGAACTCCCTGCCGGGCTTCGTGACGAATGGAACCTGCGCTCGTTTAATCCGTACGGTTGAATGGACCAGGGTCTGAACGCGTTTTGTTTTTGGTCGCGGGTCGTTCTGGAGACGGTTGGATGACCGATGACCCATGTTTGACAGGTGCGCTCGCCATGACTTTATCATTGAATCCCTCGGCACCCGGCAAGTCTCAAACCGAAAACATCATTTGGCCGGATTGATTCTAACCCGCCGTTCCCAGAATCTTCATTACTTCCTCATCCGTGGTTTGCGGGAAACTCCGGTAGTAACGACCCACGGCGTCGAACCCGGGGTCAACCAGGAGCGCCAGAACGCTGTCTGCAACGCGGGTCAGCCGGTCGGTCGAGTTTTCAGACGCCACCGGAACCGCCACCGTAACCCCGTTCGCCTGGCGCGTCTTTGCGGAGCGGACGGCCACTTCCATCGTCGCGCCGGTCGCCAGGCCGTCGTCAACGATCAACACCGTCTTGTCTTTCAGCGAGGGTCTCTCCGGTCGGAGGAATTTGGCGCGGTATCCGGCGAGCCGCGCTGTTTCCTCGGCGATGACTTCCTGGAGCGCCTCGGCGGGCACTCCGGTCTGCGCCAGGACCGCGTCGTCCAGCACCAGCGTGCCATCCTCGGCCAGCGCGCCGACAGCGAACTCGCGGTGCCGGGGATGTCCGATCTTGCGAACCAACAGCGCCTCCAGAGGACGGTGCAGAATGCGGGCGACTTCGGCCGCGATCACCACTCCACCGCGGGGCAAACCCAGAACCAGGTCTGCCTGGAGGTTGTTCCGGGCAAGGTAACGGCCCAGTTGTTGTCCGGCGTCGATGCGGTCGGCGAAAGTCATGATGTCGGCCCGGGATACTGACATACTTCGCGGGTTTGGCGATCCAGAAAGGCCCGGCCTTTTTGCGAGCGCGACCCGCAGTGCGGTTAATGCGAAAGTCCGGAAGCCGTTTTCGTTGCGGGAACCAGATCGAATCGCCCGCGATTAAAGCGGCGCGCGTAGAACATCACTCCCAACGCCAACCACGCACACAAGGCCGCCAATGACGCCAGGACCAACCCGGGGCTGGTCAAAAGGACGAAGGCACCACCCATTCCGAGGAGGACCAGAATGAACGTCACGACAGCCGCAGCGAAGCCGAACCTGCCGGTGTCGTTGCTGGCAGCGGAAACCGGAGCAATGGCCAGGATGACCTGCGCGAGGAAACCGACAACGACGATCCGCCAACCGTACAGAGCCGCCGCGGCCAGACTCAACTTGAGCGAATTTATCGCCAGGAGGATGACCAGAGCGGCGACGGGAAGACTCAGAGCATATCGCATCGTGTTGACTTTAAGAACAGAGCGAAACAATTCCCAAAATCCGATAGGGTGAAATGAATACAGAGGGGGTTGTTGACCGGCTGCAGAGACGGTCGCAAAACCGCGCCAGTTAGCGGAGTTCCCCGTGATCAGTAAATACACTCCGCAAAATGCCAGAAACGTGAGGTCAAATCCCAGGTGTGCGATCACGAAGCGCACGAGGACAAACAGGATTGCGGCTGAGATCAGAAAGTTCCGGAATCTTCGTGTCCATCTCGGGTTCGCCGCAACTAGGAATTCCGCAACGGTACGTTCGCGGATGGTGAGCATGGATGCGACGAGCCGTTCGACCCACCCGGTGTCTCGCCAGTTTAGGTGTTCGAGGAAGCGCCGGTTGCGGACGTACGACTCCACGTCCGTGGGCGCTTGAATGAACCGGTCCACGTGCTCCTGCCACGGAGAAGCAGCGGCCTCTCCCGTGGCCGTGGCTTTGCGTGCGGCGGCGAACTGTTTCTCGTCGAGGACGTAAGCGTGACGAATCCGTCGGTAGGCCGCGGGAAACACGACGAGCACGGCCCCGGCCATCACGGAGGGCAATGCGTCGTGCGCCAGTCCAGTGTCGCCGGCGATTCCCATTGCGTAGAGAATCCAGCCGACGGGTGGAATCCAGAACGCGAATCCGCTCAGCCAGTTCACCAGCGCCAATTGTCTCCACCCGAAAATCAGCAGCCCCACGGCAAAACCGCCGAACAACAGCATTGGCAGGTAAAGGAGCCGCCGGGGCCACCACGCGAACAGACAGGTTGCCGTCGCGAGCACGAACACCCACTGCAGGATGCCCAGCAACGTGCCCGCGATGAGGCAATCGAGGCGGCAGCCGACGTGATAGGCCAGCGCGGAGTAGGCGGCGAAGAAATCCAGAGAGGACCAAATAGAGTTTTGTATCCAGGACTTCCACTGCACTTGAAAAATCTGCCCGTCAGAAACCGGCAGATGATTAAAGACGTTCAGGACAGGCGAGAAATAGAGGGCCGCGGTCAGCTGATTTGCGCGCAGAAATGCCAGCGTCAGCGACCACAGCCAGATGAACGCAATGATCAGAGCAACGGGCCGGCTCGCTTGCATGAACAGCGGCAGCAAAGCCGGCAGAATGAAGAAACGATAAGCCCAGGGCCGAATGATCGTCTGCCGACGACGGGCTTTTCGGGCTTGTTTGCATTCCCGGCGCAAGGTTGGCGACGCCCGGACCTCGGCCCGCACACGTCGCTTCATTGTCCTCTCAAACGATTTCCAACGTAGCCTCAAGCGCTGTCCTCCTCGCGAAGTTGACTGAAGATGTCGTCCAATGCGGAGGTCGAAGACAAGCGATCACTTCGAAGTTCAGCCGTCGGCATGAACGCGCGGATTTGTCCGCGATGAATCACACAGATGCGGTCTGAGAAGCGCTCCGCGGCGTCGAGTATTTGTGTCGAGTAGATGATCGTCCGGCCACGTGCCGCACCTTCGCGTGCGCGCCGTTTGAAGGCACTGATGCCGTTGGGATCCATGCCGGAGGCGAACGGCTCATCCAACAACCAGACTTCGCAATCCACTGTCAGCAAAGCGACCAAGGCCGCTTTGTACCGCTGTCCCCGCGAAAGTGTGCCGAACGGGGCGTTCGCCAGCGGCAACAGGTCGAACTCGCGCAACAGATCAAGCACACGCTCCTCAATTTCCGCGCCGTCGAGGCCGTACAGGCGCAGCGTCATTCCCAGATGCTGCAACGGAGACCACTCATCAAACACTGGCGGAAAATCCGGCAGAAACAGAAAACGCTGCCGCAGGTCGAGCCGCTCGCGAAGAAACTGTTCTCCATCGTAGAGCAGCTTTCCCTCATCAGGTGCTGCAATGCCTGCAAGACAGCGCAACAGGGTCGTTTTCCCCGCTCCGTTGGGGCCGATCAGCGCCAGCACCTGTCCCGGCTCGATGGTCACCGAAACCGAGTCGAGCGCGCGCAATGATTTGAACTTCTTCCCGACCTCCTGAAGCTCGATTTTCATACGGTGACGCTCCGAATGGCACGCGCACTCAATCGCAGTCGGTTTCGTGACGCAAGAATTATCCGGCCGGGCCCGGTCGCCGTGTTACAAATGCGGCGGCGCTTTTGTAGCTGTCAACGCCTCGGTCGGACGGTAATCTGCGCGCGAAACAACGATTCATTTACGACTATGAACACAATGCACGAAGTGGATTACAAAGTTTACGGCGATGACATGCAATATGTGGAGGTGGAACTCGATCCGATGGAGGCCGCCGTCGCTGAGGCCGGCGGCATGATGTACATGGACGACGGCATCGAGATGGAGACGATTTTCGGCGATGGCTCGCAGCAGAACAGCGGGTTTCTCGGTTCGTTGATGAGCGCGGGCAAGCGATTGCTGACCGGTGAATCGCTGTTCATGACCGTTTTCCAGAATCGCGGGACGGGCAAAAAGCGCGTGGCGTTCGGAGCGCCGTATCCGGGCAAGATCATTCCGGTCCATCTCGCCGAAGTCGGCGCCGAACTCATCGCGCAAAAGGACGCGTTCCTCTGCGCGGCCAAAGGCGTGAGCGTCGGCATCGCATTCAACAAGAGAATCGGCGCCGGTTTTTTTGGCGGCGAAGGTTTTATCATGGAGCGGTTGCAAGGCGACGGTTGGGCGTTTATCCACGCCGGCGGCACGATCTATCAGCGCGACCTCGGCCCCGGCGAACTGTTGCGCGTGGATACCGGCTGCATCGTCGCCTTTCAGCCGGGCGTTGACTTCGATATTCAATTCGTCGGCAAAATCAAGTCGGCGCTGTTCGGCGGTGAAGGCCTGTTCTTCGCGACTCTGCGCGGCCCGGGCCGCATCTGGCTGCAATCGCTTCCTTTCAGCCGGATGGCTGACCGGATACTCGCCGCCGCACCCAAAGCCGGTGGTCATGGACGTGAAGAGGGATCCATTCTCGGCGGCTTGGGGCGGCTGATCGACGGCGACAACTCCTGAACGCCGACGGGGGCGCTGCCCGGATTGCCGTGAGACGGGAAGGCTGCTATTTTCGCACGACGTGAACAAAATCATTCGCATCACCGCGGGCGCTCTTTTTGTCTCCTGCGTTTTGACCTCCTGTTCCCGGAATGACAAAGCCGCCTCGGCGTCAGGAACGATTGACACCGACGAAGTCCACGTTGCCTCACGCTACGGCGGCCGCGTGGAAAAAACCCTGGCGCAGGAAGGGGACGCGCTTAAATCCGGCCAGACGATTGCCGAACTCGACGCCGCCGAGTTGCAGGCGCGGCGTGATCAAGCTGCCGCGGTGCTGGCGGAATTGGAAGCCGGGCCGCGCAAAGAGGAGATTGCCGCCGCTCGACACGACTGGGAAGCGCTCACGGCGGACCTGGACCTGGCGACCGCGGACGCGCGACGCGCGGACCAACTGTTTGCCAACAGGACGATCGCGGAAACGGAACACGACCGGGCCGCCAGTCGCGTGAATGTTTTGCAACAGAGCGTCGCGGCGGCGAAGAGCCGCTATGATCTGCTGATGGCCGGCACGCGTCCGGAGCGCCTCGCTCAAGCCCGTGCGCAACTCGCCGAGATCGAAGCGCAGTTGCGCGAAATGCGGATCGTAGCGCCGGCGGACAGCGTGCTCGAAGTCTTGAGCGTGAAGCCGGGCGACGTGCTTGCGCCCAACCGAGAGGTGGCGACGTTGCTCCTGCCGCAGCATCTTTGGGTGCGTGTTTATGTGCCCGAGCAGTGGCTGGGTCACATCAAACCCGGCGATGCTGTCAAGGTTCGCGTGGATTCATTCGAGAACAGGGAATTCCAGGGCACGATCGAGCAGATCGCGCGCGGCGCTGAATTCACGCCGCGCAATGTTCAGACCGTCGAGGATCGCATCAAACAGGTGTTTGGAGTGAAGGTGCGCCTGGACAATCGCGACGAGCTATTGCGCGCCGGGATGTCTGCGGACGTAGTGTTCTCCAACATTCCCGCGGACTTGAAAACGGCGGGCTCGAATTAGCGGATTCACCGCCGCTCACACAACAGCGGCGCAAGTTTCTGTGGCGATCGAGACGGTGGAGAGATTGGAGAAGGACATTCGATCGGGACCAGTCGGCCGACCGTCGCGCTATTTTCCCCGCTTCGGTGATTTGTCGGCCGCGTCGCGGCAGGCGTCGGCGACGAGCGCCAGGTGTTCGAGAAATTTTTCCCGTTCCTCCGCCGGCAGGACACTGAGTGCTTCAGCCTGCAGCGCAAGGGCGGCTTCGCGCGCCTTCCCGTACTTGCGCCGACCCTCGGGTTTCAGGTGAAGGCGGTGCGCGCGCCGGTCCTTTTCGTGCTGCCGGCGTTCCAGCAAACCGGAGCGCTCCATCCGTTCCAGTAGCGACGCCACGGTGTTGGGGTCGCTGCCCATGTGCTCCGTGAGTTCGCTTTGGGTGATGCCGGTGCGCTCGAGCAGGGTACGCATGACGGTGAACTGGTCTGGCGTGATGCCGAGGTGGGCGACGCGTCGGCGGAATGCCTGATTGAGCCCGTACCATGCGTGGCGCAACAGGATGGGCAGGCGGCGCCGGCCGGGGGCATCAAGGGGAAGGGGGCGGGCGGGCGGGGGTTTTCGGGCGGCGAAAGAGGGCATGGCAAAGTTTGAATGGGGCTTGATAATTATACGTATAGGTATTATTAACGATTGCAAACTTTCCTGTGGTGTAGAATAGTCGCGGGCATTGAGGAAAGAAAATTTGTTTTATTCTTTCGAGACGTTGAACATTACGACCGGAACACGACCATGAAAATTTCACGCTCGTCCGTTGCCGCCGCTCTCAGTCTCGCGGCGGTGTGCCAGTTCGCCACGCCATCCGCGACAATGGCCGCGCCCGTCGAGGGCTGGCTGACCTGGCGCGGTCCGAACCAGAACGGCACTTCAAACGAAAAAAATCTCCCCGACAAAGTTGACCCCGCCAAACCGCTCTGGACTGCCGCCCTTCCCGGCCAATCCACCGCCGTCGTGGCCAACGGCAGGGCATTCATCATGGGCTACATTGGTGACGGTCCGGACCTGCAGGAGGTGGTTGTGTGTTTTGATGCCGAGACCGGCAGGCAACTTTGGCAGCATGGCTACAGCGATTTCCTCAGCGACATCATTTATCATCGCTACGCCACGGCCAGTCCGACGATCGACCCCGAGACGGGGAACGTCTATGTGCAGGGAACGCAAGGAATTCTCACCGCACTCACGCCGGACGGCAAGAAGCTGTGGGATGTGTCCATGATGGAGCATTATGGGCGGTTGACGTTCCCGAACGGACGCACGGCTTCGCCGCTCATTGACAGGGATCTCCTCATCACGCGGGGCATCACGGCGAACTGGGGCGCCCAAGGACCGGGCGGCGACCGGTTTTACGCGTTCGATAAAAAGACGGGAGCACTGGTGTGGGCGTCATCTCCGGCGGACCGGCCGCACGACAATTCATTTTCGCTGCCGGTGCTCGGCTGGCTCGAAGGCAGGCGTGTTTTTTTCACCTCGTGCGGCGACGGGAGCATCGTCTGCGTGAACGCCCGCACCGGCGACCCTCTTTGGCGCATTCCGCTCTTCAAGGCCGGCATCAATTCATCGGTGCTGGTTCACAACAATGACAAGATCATCGCGATCTATGGCACGCCCTACGAACCTGGCCAGATGGTGGCGATGAAGATTCCGCGCGTGATGCCCGCGAATGGATCGGCTGGCCCGGTCGTCGTCCCTCGATCCGAAGTTGAACTCTGGAGCAACGAGCTGCGGACCTCCACCAGCTCGCCGATACTGGTGGGCGACACGGTCTATCTGACGAGCGAAGTGGGCAACCTCGCCGCGATCGACGCGAACAGCGGGAAGATTCTCTGGAAGCTCAAGCTCGGCATCGAGCAGCGCAACGCCTGCCCTGTTTATGCGGATGGCAAGCTGTATGTGCCGATGCTTAACGAGCCGGGCCAGAAGGAGGAAGGCGCTGACGAGACGTCGGGCGGCAAGGGCGCATTCTACATCGTGAAGCCCGGCGCGACGGGTGGCGAAGTGCTTTCGCACGTCGCGCTCGAGGGGCGTTGCTTCGGCGTGCCCACGGTTTACAACGGTAAAATCTATGTGCAGACGAGCAAGAAACTCTATTGCTTTGGCAAGAAGGGAAACAATCCGGGTCTGCCACCCGCGGCAGCCGGGGAAAAATGGCCTGCCGCCGGTGCGGCCACGCAGTTGCAGGTCATTCCCTCGGAAGTGTTGCTCAAACCTGGCGAGGTCGCGTCTTTCCACGTGCGTTCGCTTGATGCAAACGGCTTGACGGTTGAGGAGCGCATTGATCCGAAAGCGATCAAATGGACTCACTACATTCCACCCACGGCGAAGGTGCGCGCGGCCATGAAGGGCGAGTTTAACTCGGACGGCAGATTTGTCGCAGCGATGGATTCCGCACCGTCGGCCGGGGCATTCGAGGCAACTTACAACGGATTGAAGGGCTACTTCCGCGGCCGCATCCTTCCCGGCCTGCCGATCAAACAGGATTTCGAATCCTTCCAGTTGAGCGAGACCACGACGAACAATGTCGAACCGCCGACGAAGTTTGCATACCCGCCGTTGCCGTGGATTGGCGCGCGGTTCAAATTTGACGTGCGCGAAAAGGACGGCAATAAGTGCCTGGTGAAGACCATCGAGAACCGGTTCTTCCAGCGCGCGACCGTCTTCATGGGTGATCCCGATTTGAAGAATTACACCATCGAGGCCGATGTGATGAGCGAAGGCAACAAGCGCAAGATGTCCGACGTGGGACTGATCAACCAGCGCTACAAGATCCTGCTCAAAGGCAACGAGAAAAAACTGGAGATCAATTCCACGGACGATTTGTTTCGCTCCAGCGTGCCGTTCAACTGGTCGCCAAACGTCTGGTATCATCTCAAGACGCGAGTGGATGTTGCGTCAGACGGTTCGGGGGTGGTGCGCGCGAAAGTCTGGCCAAAGAGCGAGGCGGAGCCGTCCGCCTGGACGTTCGAGGTTCCGCACAAACACGCGCACCAGAACGGCTGCCCCGGGCTCTTTGGCTTCTCACCGCAGGACATGCGGGTATATCTGGACAACATTTCGGTGACTGCGAACTAAGATTCTCCGCGCTACGTTTCAACCGAGCAACGCAAATGAAAACTGGCAATCCACACTACGCGATTTTGACCTTCCTGATCGGCGCCTTTGGCGTCGGCCCGCTGTCGCACCCGTCTCTCGGCGGGGACTGGCCGCGCTGGGGCGGCAATGACCCGGGCCGCAACATGTATTCGACCGCCAAAGGGCTGCCGGACCGTTTCGATCCCGGTAAGCCGAAGCCGGGCACCGATGACATTGATCCGAAGACGACCAAAAACGTGAAATGGGTGACCAAACTCGGCTCGCAGGCCTACGGCAACGTTGTCGTCGCCGGCGGCAAGGTTTTCATCGGCACCAACAACGAAAATCCGCGCGACCCGCAGCACCAGGGCGACCGCAGTATTCTTCTTTGCCTGGATGAAAAGACGGGCGAGTTTCTC
This genomic window from Candidatus Angelobacter sp. contains:
- a CDS encoding ABC transporter ATP-binding protein, translating into MKIELQEVGKKFKSLRALDSVSVTIEPGQVLALIGPNGAGKTTLLRCLAGIAAPDEGKLLYDGEQFLRERLDLRQRFLFLPDFPPVFDEWSPLQHLGMTLRLYGLDGAEIEERVLDLLREFDLLPLANAPFGTLSRGQRYKAALVALLTVDCEVWLLDEPFASGMDPNGISAFKRRAREGAARGRTIIYSTQILDAAERFSDRICVIHRGQIRAFMPTAELRSDRLSSTSALDDIFSQLREEDSA
- a CDS encoding UvrD-helicase domain-containing protein; translation: MSRDYVLQPFRAPVNLQIDYARELNPQQHAAVIAPPGPSLVIAGAGAGKTRTLTYRVAFLLEQSVPADRVLLLTFTNKAAREMMGRVSDLIGGDTSSLWGGTFHSVGNRVLRRHADLVGYQRDFTILDREDAKDLIAACIDEADIDIKATRFPKADVLGDIFSLALNTGRPIPQILEEQFDYFTALAPQIEDIRQRYVKRKRATSVMDFDDLLVLWLGLLRDHAEIREYYQRQFQFILVDEYQDTNKLQSDLIDLLAARHHNVMVVGDDSQSIYSWRGANFQNILQFPKRYPEAKTYKIETNYRSTPEILSLANAAIAANVHQFAKQLTPARKSGVRPVVVPCGDTMQQAAFVAQRVLELRDEGVNLQEIAVLYRSHFHALELQLELTRRNIPFSITSGIRFFEQAHIKDVASYLKLACNPRDELAFKRLSKLLPGIGGRSADRMWSSFSARQGSREAGQETKHPIATALQSCASGVPKKAVTAWAQFVTTMAQLEDPSVRGNPGKMIRLTLEAGYEDYLKERFANYRSRQEDLDQLAGFARQFSTTQEFLTQLALLTNLEAEDDKPVSADTEQIRLSTIHQAKGLEFGVVFIIMLCDGLFPSSRSLEDVEDEEEERRLFYVAITRAKDELYLSHPLVRFTKGKGSDPLQQPSRFLNELPAGLRDEWNLRSFNPYG
- a CDS encoding efflux RND transporter periplasmic adaptor subunit — protein: MNKIIRITAGALFVSCVLTSCSRNDKAASASGTIDTDEVHVASRYGGRVEKTLAQEGDALKSGQTIAELDAAELQARRDQAAAVLAELEAGPRKEEIAAARHDWEALTADLDLATADARRADQLFANRTIAETEHDRAASRVNVLQQSVAAAKSRYDLLMAGTRPERLAQARAQLAEIEAQLREMRIVAPADSVLEVLSVKPGDVLAPNREVATLLLPQHLWVRVYVPEQWLGHIKPGDAVKVRVDSFENREFQGTIEQIARGAEFTPRNVQTVEDRIKQVFGVKVRLDNRDELLRAGMSADVVFSNIPADLKTAGSN
- a CDS encoding MarR family transcriptional regulator — translated: MPSFAARKPPPARPLPLDAPGRRRLPILLRHAWYGLNQAFRRRVAHLGITPDQFTVMRTLLERTGITQSELTEHMGSDPNTVASLLERMERSGLLERRQHEKDRRAHRLHLKPEGRRKYGKAREAALALQAEALSVLPAEEREKFLEHLALVADACRDAADKSPKRGK
- a CDS encoding PQQ-binding-like beta-propeller repeat protein → MKISRSSVAAALSLAAVCQFATPSATMAAPVEGWLTWRGPNQNGTSNEKNLPDKVDPAKPLWTAALPGQSTAVVANGRAFIMGYIGDGPDLQEVVVCFDAETGRQLWQHGYSDFLSDIIYHRYATASPTIDPETGNVYVQGTQGILTALTPDGKKLWDVSMMEHYGRLTFPNGRTASPLIDRDLLITRGITANWGAQGPGGDRFYAFDKKTGALVWASSPADRPHDNSFSLPVLGWLEGRRVFFTSCGDGSIVCVNARTGDPLWRIPLFKAGINSSVLVHNNDKIIAIYGTPYEPGQMVAMKIPRVMPANGSAGPVVVPRSEVELWSNELRTSTSSPILVGDTVYLTSEVGNLAAIDANSGKILWKLKLGIEQRNACPVYADGKLYVPMLNEPGQKEEGADETSGGKGAFYIVKPGATGGEVLSHVALEGRCFGVPTVYNGKIYVQTSKKLYCFGKKGNNPGLPPAAAGEKWPAAGAATQLQVIPSEVLLKPGEVASFHVRSLDANGLTVEERIDPKAIKWTHYIPPTAKVRAAMKGEFNSDGRFVAAMDSAPSAGAFEATYNGLKGYFRGRILPGLPIKQDFESFQLSETTTNNVEPPTKFAYPPLPWIGARFKFDVREKDGNKCLVKTIENRFFQRATVFMGDPDLKNYTIEADVMSEGNKRKMSDVGLINQRYKILLKGNEKKLEINSTDDLFRSSVPFNWSPNVWYHLKTRVDVASDGSGVVRAKVWPKSEAEPSAWTFEVPHKHAHQNGCPGLFGFSPQDMRVYLDNISVTAN
- a CDS encoding TIGR00266 family protein, with product MNTMHEVDYKVYGDDMQYVEVELDPMEAAVAEAGGMMYMDDGIEMETIFGDGSQQNSGFLGSLMSAGKRLLTGESLFMTVFQNRGTGKKRVAFGAPYPGKIIPVHLAEVGAELIAQKDAFLCAAKGVSVGIAFNKRIGAGFFGGEGFIMERLQGDGWAFIHAGGTIYQRDLGPGELLRVDTGCIVAFQPGVDFDIQFVGKIKSALFGGEGLFFATLRGPGRIWLQSLPFSRMADRILAAAPKAGGHGREEGSILGGLGRLIDGDNS
- a CDS encoding phosphoribosyltransferase family protein translates to MSVSRADIMTFADRIDAGQQLGRYLARNNLQADLVLGLPRGGVVIAAEVARILHRPLEALLVRKIGHPRHREFAVGALAEDGTLVLDDAVLAQTGVPAEALQEVIAEETARLAGYRAKFLRPERPSLKDKTVLIVDDGLATGATMEVAVRSAKTRQANGVTVAVPVASENSTDRLTRVADSVLALLVDPGFDAVGRYYRSFPQTTDEEVMKILGTAG